One Saccharomycodes ludwigii strain NBRC 1722 chromosome VI, whole genome shotgun sequence DNA segment encodes these proteins:
- the YCH1 gene encoding phosphatase YCH1 (similar to Saccharomyces cerevisiae YGR203W | YCH1 | Yeast Cdc25 Homologue): MSRSVSSIKYINASDLLLWIKQGSTVPIQEPFQVIDVRGSDHIGGHIINSWNYPYKKLKEYEYDNNSVYLKQLKTNLLKKLKEFKEKEQNLGDNVNDIKINCVFHCALSQQRGPSSAMMFLRSLGDADLDKFRILILRGGFNNWQSVYGLDSNLTQDYEPSLWK; this comes from the coding sequence atgtctcGTTCAGTATCTTCAATTAAATACATTAATGCATCTGACCTACTTTTGTGGATAAAACAAGGAAGTACTGTACCAATACAAGAACCATTTCAAGTTATTGATGTTAGAGGGTCCGATCACATCGGTGGTCATATCATAAATTCGTGGAACTATccatacaaaaaattaaaagagtATGAATACGATAATAATTCTGtgtatttaaaacaattaaagaCCAATttgctaaaaaaattaaaagaattcaAAGAGAAAGAACAGAATCTAGGAGATAACGTCAATGAcattaaaatcaattgCGTTTTCCATTGTGCATTGAGCCAGCAACGGGGTCCTTCTTCTGCAATGATGTTTTTAAGATCTTTGGGTGATGCTGATCTAGATAAATTTcgaattttgattttaaggGGTGGCTTCAACAATTGGCAGAGTGTATATGGGTTGGATTCGAATTTAACTCAAGATTATGAACCGAGTTTATGGAAATAA